The genomic stretch ATCAGAAACACCGGTGTAAGCTGCGGGAATAGTGGTCGTCCCCGGGCGTTGGTAGTTCGGGCCGACTGCGCAACCGCTCAGCGCCACAACTATCACCATCATTATCAGCGCCGGGAGAGCGACGATACGGCAAATTCTCGTTGTAAGGCAAGCGGGCTGTTGAGTCATCTTCATCGGCTCTTCTCCTTTTTGTCAGCTTGGTCAACTGACACTGTAGTGCCGGTTGCGAGAGAGTCTGAAGGGTTCACGATGACACGGTCCTTGGGGTTCACGCCTGTCAGTATTTCAATTGTTTGCCCGAAATCACGCCCGAGCTTCACAATGCGCATCTCGACCTTGCCGTCAAGCTGGACAATGCCCACCTGCGGCCCTTCCGGGCGGAACAGGACCGTGTTCGCCGGAAGCGTCAGCGTTGACTCCAGGTTCGCTTCGGTGAAGCGCACCTGCGCATAACCACCCGCCAGGACCTCCTCTTTTGGGTTGTCCAGAGCAAGCTCTACCAGGAGCGTTCTGGAGTCCGACGCCATGACACCCGCAGTACGTATCACCCTGGGCTTAAACGTCCGATTGGGAAGTTCCAAAAAAGTCATCTCGGCGGTCTGGCCGGTTCGGATGCTTCGCGCCATTGCCTGCGGAACCTGCACGAATACGCGAAGTCTCCCTGTCTGAGCGAGGTGGAAGAGTTCTTTTCCGGCACCCGCAACAATAAGATCGCCCGAATCAATATTGCGGACTGTAATAACTCCGGCAAATGGGGCTGTTAAACGGAGAAACGACTCGAGCTTCTGAAGCCTGCCCACCTCGGCGCGGGCCGACTCGGTACTGGCTGTTTTGAGTTTGAAGTCAGCCTGCTTTTCGGCATTTTC from Pseudomonadota bacterium encodes the following:
- a CDS encoding efflux RND transporter periplasmic adaptor subunit, translating into MNSKNDKSAEKHNEIKTGIGLSRSPGKFWLTATVVAVVVIIGIVAGLIPRLLQRAGLRAETKDLSVHTVTVVSPKPGQSVSNLSLPAEVKALVETPIYSRANGYLKRRFVDIGSQVKEGQLLAEIDAPELNQELERACGQLAQAEAALGLSKITAERWAGLVKTASVSEQENAEKQADFKLKTASTESARAEVGRLQKLESFLRLTAPFAGVITVRNIDSGDLIVAGAGKELFHLAQTGRLRVFVQVPQAMARSIRTGQTAEMTFLELPNRTFKPRVIRTAGVMASDSRTLLVELALDNPKEEVLAGGYAQVRFTEANLESTLTLPANTVLFRPEGPQVGIVQLDGKVEMRIVKLGRDFGQTIEILTGVNPKDRVIVNPSDSLATGTTVSVDQADKKEKSR